Proteins from a genomic interval of Chroococcidiopsis thermalis PCC 7203:
- a CDS encoding RibD family protein: MDRSRSRPHTTVILAMSADGKIADARRSPARFSSQRDRFHLEQQIAAADATLFGAGTLRAYGTTLSVTSAKLLHQRLQNHQKSQPIQILASASAKIDPQWRFFRQPVPRWLLTSAAGAKSWQGRSEFEKVIVGEQGVGDKIQNSKFKIQNWDKEDKGDEGDKRDKGDKGDKGDKGDREDKKADETEGATTNYRFPTPDSRLPIPDSRLPTINWTFALEQLFSLGIKRLAVLGGGELVAAMLAVDLIDEMWLTVCPLLLGGTNAPSPVAGMGFPENLAPRLELLSAQVEAQEVFLHYRLQRSQ; the protein is encoded by the coding sequence GTGGATCGATCTCGAAGTCGTCCCCATACAACAGTTATCTTGGCAATGAGTGCCGATGGCAAGATTGCCGATGCGAGGCGATCGCCTGCTCGCTTTTCCTCCCAGCGCGATCGGTTCCATCTCGAACAACAAATAGCTGCTGCCGATGCCACACTATTCGGGGCTGGTACGCTTCGCGCTTACGGCACAACCTTAAGCGTAACTAGTGCTAAATTACTGCATCAAAGACTACAAAATCATCAAAAATCACAACCAATTCAGATCCTGGCTTCTGCTAGTGCCAAGATCGATCCTCAGTGGCGATTTTTTCGCCAACCCGTACCTCGTTGGTTGCTCACATCTGCGGCTGGGGCAAAGTCTTGGCAGGGGCGATCGGAATTTGAGAAAGTGATTGTGGGGGAGCAGGGAGTCGGAGACAAAATTCAAAATTCAAAATTCAAAATTCAAAATTGGGACAAGGAAGACAAGGGAGACGAGGGGGACAAGAGAGACAAGGGAGACAAGGGAGACAAGGGAGACAAGGGAGACAGGGAGGATAAGAAGGCTGACGAGACTGAGGGAGCAACTACCAATTACCGATTCCCGACTCCCGATTCCCGACTCCCGATTCCCGACTCCCGACTCCCAACAATCAACTGGACATTTGCTTTAGAACAGTTATTCTCTTTGGGAATCAAACGCTTAGCCGTTCTCGGTGGGGGTGAGTTGGTGGCAGCGATGCTAGCAGTCGATTTAATCGATGAGATGTGGTTGACTGTCTGTCCTTTACTTTTGGGGGGGACAAACGCCCCTAGCCCAGTGGCAGGGATGGGTTTCCCAGAAAATTTAGCGCCGCGACTGGAACTATTATCAGCTCAAGTTGAAGCACAAGAAGTATTTCTCCACTATCGCCTGCAACGATCGCAATAG
- a CDS encoding sensor histidine kinase: protein MAKPSQSSFRRILLARILLLTVPVLLIGEAVTFRKARSSLLETARWNLTESAVNKGENISNAIAALKSNLLLASQTTVIRTGSPAQAREFLQQLASTLPNTQCLQVTEIGTGNLVASTCGNTRIASAKADPAWEQQQNQKISPLIRVQPLVEIDARRSLQLSASLDPQRSLGQLQLVLSAPVYNSSGRLTYSLNVLSALHKRERDRPGLLAGSTVVIDRNGTILAHPMANRIGRNVAQEQDAGQLQHLLKNAIAGRTRQDFIHLSFDRNGPDLLAGYNVIPSPIDRANGYWLILAVTRLDHALYGLQEIKVILVVLTIGLLVATLIAALHIIRDLARPLEKLRDYALNLQSHHAAERVPHNFKVREVEQLAEALEEMLGRLNASAAELETAWQEAQTSNQMKSEFLANTSHELRTPLNAIIGCIRLVRDGCCDDRTEELEFLARADEAAIHLLGIINDLLDIARIEAGKLSVVTEALDLRQVLREAIDLQKVQIQQKGLQLIATEWQEPLLVHADAAKLKQVLINVIGNAVKFTDRGSISIKIEVTAQPVQDGSTTFWVTVAVEDTGLGIDPAQQHKLFRPFAMVDGTTTRKLGGTGLGLAISRNLIELMGGRIALSSPGIGLGTTVEISLPLVDPLPSPPSLETQLSERSHSTSDSNFDLNEQRALLEDDLRERIIEESKRLDSISSVKSIKVEENINGSGVTCL, encoded by the coding sequence ATGGCTAAGCCCAGTCAATCCTCATTTCGCCGTATCTTACTTGCAAGAATACTGCTGCTGACCGTACCAGTGTTGTTGATTGGGGAAGCGGTGACTTTCAGGAAAGCACGTTCTAGCTTGCTAGAAACCGCGCGCTGGAATTTAACTGAAAGTGCGGTGAACAAGGGAGAAAATATCAGCAACGCGATCGCGGCACTGAAATCAAACCTGCTGCTGGCAAGTCAAACCACCGTCATCCGAACAGGTTCGCCTGCACAGGCTCGGGAGTTTCTTCAACAGTTAGCGTCAACGCTGCCAAATACTCAGTGCTTGCAGGTGACTGAGATCGGCACGGGTAATTTGGTAGCCAGTACTTGTGGTAATACTCGAATTGCTTCTGCTAAAGCAGATCCCGCTTGGGAACAGCAGCAAAATCAAAAAATCTCGCCTTTGATTCGCGTTCAGCCACTAGTCGAAATTGACGCGCGGCGATCGCTACAGCTATCCGCCTCGCTAGATCCTCAACGCTCTCTAGGACAACTACAATTAGTTTTATCGGCTCCCGTGTACAACAGTAGCGGGCGATTGACCTACAGCCTCAACGTATTATCGGCACTGCACAAAAGAGAACGAGATCGACCAGGATTGCTGGCTGGCTCCACCGTCGTAATCGATCGCAACGGCACGATCTTAGCTCACCCAATGGCTAACCGCATTGGACGCAACGTCGCGCAAGAGCAAGATGCAGGACAGTTACAACATCTGCTCAAAAATGCGATCGCCGGACGCACGCGCCAAGATTTTATCCACTTGTCGTTCGACCGCAACGGTCCCGATTTGCTAGCGGGCTATAACGTCATTCCCAGTCCGATCGATCGAGCCAACGGATACTGGCTGATTTTAGCCGTTACCCGTCTGGATCATGCCTTGTACGGACTGCAAGAAATTAAAGTTATCCTTGTCGTACTGACCATTGGCTTGTTAGTAGCAACCTTAATCGCCGCGCTGCATATCATTCGCGATTTAGCAAGACCTTTAGAAAAACTACGGGACTACGCCCTCAACCTCCAAAGCCACCACGCTGCCGAGAGAGTCCCGCACAATTTCAAAGTCCGCGAGGTAGAACAGCTAGCAGAAGCCTTGGAAGAAATGTTAGGACGGCTAAATGCTTCGGCAGCAGAATTAGAAACCGCTTGGCAAGAAGCCCAGACTTCCAACCAGATGAAAAGTGAATTCTTAGCCAATACCTCCCACGAGTTACGCACCCCTCTCAATGCCATCATCGGATGTATTCGCCTCGTCCGCGACGGCTGCTGCGACGATCGCACCGAAGAACTAGAGTTTTTGGCACGGGCTGATGAGGCAGCTATTCACTTATTAGGTATTATTAATGACTTGCTCGATATTGCCAGAATTGAAGCTGGTAAACTCTCAGTCGTTACGGAAGCGCTCGATTTACGGCAAGTATTACGAGAAGCGATCGACCTGCAAAAGGTACAAATTCAGCAAAAAGGGCTGCAATTGATCGCTACAGAGTGGCAAGAACCGCTACTAGTTCATGCCGATGCTGCCAAACTTAAGCAAGTGCTGATCAATGTTATAGGTAATGCTGTCAAGTTCACCGATCGCGGCAGCATCAGTATCAAAATAGAAGTTACTGCCCAACCCGTACAAGATGGCAGTACTACATTTTGGGTCACTGTGGCTGTAGAGGATACGGGACTGGGAATCGATCCGGCTCAACAACACAAGCTCTTTCGTCCCTTCGCCATGGTAGATGGTACTACTACCCGCAAGCTAGGCGGGACTGGCTTAGGATTGGCAATTTCCCGCAATTTAATTGAATTAATGGGGGGTCGCATTGCCCTCAGTAGTCCTGGTATCGGTCTAGGGACTACTGTAGAAATCAGCTTACCGTTAGTCGATCCTTTGCCGTCTCCTCCCAGCTTGGAGACGCAGCTATCAGAGCGATCGCACTCCACCAGCGACAGCAATTTTGATTTAAACGAACAGAGAGCTTTACTAGAGGATGACTTGAGAGAGAGAATCATAGAAGAATCCAAAAGACTAGACTCCATTAGCTCCGTCAAAAGTATAAAAGTTGAGGAAAACATTAACGGTAGTGGCGTGACTTGTCTTTGA
- the glf gene encoding UDP-galactopyranose mutase, translating to MFDYLIVGAGFAGSVLAERLASQLGKKILIIDTRSHIGGNAYDCYNEAGILIHRYGPHIFHTNSREVFEYLSQFTQWRSYEHRVLASVDGQLVPIPINLDTINRLYGLHLTSFQLEEFFASVAEPKERILTSEDVVVNKVGRELYEKFFRNYTRKQWDIDPSELDRSVTARVPTRTNRDNRYFTDTYQAMPLHGYTRMFENMLSHPNIKIMLQTDYREIVGTIPYREMIYTGPIDLFFDYRYGKLPYRSLEFQHETVNMPVHQPVAVVNYPNEHLYTRVTEFKYLTGQEHPKTSIVYEYPRAEGDPYYPVPRSENTALYKKYQALADATSGVHFVGRLATYKYYNMDQVVAQALTIYKKLRETENRRSPELDQKLVRVG from the coding sequence ATGTTCGATTACTTAATTGTAGGAGCGGGATTTGCTGGCAGCGTCCTGGCTGAAAGGTTAGCAAGTCAGTTGGGAAAAAAAATTCTGATTATCGATACGCGATCGCACATCGGTGGAAATGCTTACGATTGTTATAACGAAGCAGGTATCCTCATACACAGGTACGGTCCCCATATTTTTCACACCAACTCTCGCGAAGTTTTCGAGTATCTTTCGCAATTTACTCAATGGCGTTCTTACGAACACCGCGTTCTTGCCAGTGTTGACGGACAACTCGTGCCAATTCCCATCAATCTCGACACGATTAACCGACTTTACGGACTCCATTTAACCTCATTCCAGCTAGAAGAGTTTTTTGCTTCAGTGGCTGAGCCTAAAGAGCGTATCCTAACTTCTGAAGATGTAGTGGTGAATAAGGTTGGCAGGGAACTCTACGAAAAATTCTTCCGCAACTACACGCGCAAGCAATGGGACATCGATCCATCCGAACTCGATCGATCGGTGACTGCCCGCGTACCTACCCGCACGAACCGCGACAATCGCTATTTTACGGATACATATCAAGCAATGCCCCTGCATGGCTATACTCGAATGTTCGAGAATATGCTATCTCATCCGAATATCAAAATCATGCTCCAAACTGATTATCGGGAAATTGTGGGGACGATACCGTATCGCGAGATGATTTATACAGGTCCAATCGATTTATTCTTCGATTACCGTTACGGCAAGCTTCCTTACCGCTCTTTGGAATTTCAGCACGAAACCGTGAATATGCCCGTGCATCAGCCAGTTGCCGTAGTCAACTATCCTAACGAACACTTGTATACAAGAGTTACAGAATTCAAATACTTAACCGGACAAGAACATCCTAAAACAAGTATTGTCTACGAGTACCCACGCGCCGAAGGCGATCCATATTATCCCGTACCGCGATCGGAAAATACTGCACTCTACAAAAAATATCAGGCACTAGCTGACGCAACTTCCGGGGTGCATTTTGTCGGCAGGTTGGCAACTTACAAGTATTACAACATGGATCAAGTCGTCGCTCAGGCTCTGACAATCTACAAAAAGCTGAGAGAAACTGAGAATAGACGATCGCCGGAACTAGACCAAAAGCTGGTTCGGGTAGGTTAG
- a CDS encoding GNAT family N-acetyltransferase: MVEQLKPQYSVAWTNKIAEIPQSAWDALALPLATPFLEWEWLNNLETSGSATARAGWLPNHLTIWRDRTLVAAAPMYLKGHSQGEFVFDHQWADLAQRIGVEYYPKLLGMTPFTPAEGYRFLVAPGEDEDEMTALMVSAIDHFCDRHNISGCHFLYVDPAWRPTLERHGFTTWLHHSYVWQNLGFATFDDYLGVFNANQRRNIKRERKAVANAGLELVTHTGDEIHKSLFPQMYHFYADTCDKFGWWGSKYLTKKFFEQLHAHYRHRVLFVAAYHAGDKAGDKRQPMGMSFCLTKGDRLYGRYWGSFQEIDCLHFEACYYKPIEWAIANGIQTFDPGAGGRHKKRRGFPATVNHSLHRFYHRRLAQILTSYIREVNELERQEIEVINAELPYNRRDT; this comes from the coding sequence ATGGTGGAACAACTTAAACCGCAATATTCTGTTGCCTGGACGAACAAAATTGCTGAAATTCCTCAGTCGGCATGGGATGCTTTGGCATTACCTCTAGCAACTCCGTTTTTGGAGTGGGAGTGGTTGAATAATCTAGAAACTTCTGGTAGTGCTACGGCGAGGGCTGGATGGTTGCCGAATCACTTAACAATATGGCGCGATCGCACGCTGGTTGCAGCTGCCCCGATGTACCTGAAAGGTCACAGTCAAGGTGAGTTTGTCTTCGACCACCAATGGGCAGATCTGGCACAGAGGATCGGTGTAGAGTACTATCCAAAACTCTTAGGCATGACACCTTTTACCCCTGCTGAAGGCTATCGGTTTTTGGTTGCGCCAGGGGAAGATGAGGATGAAATGACGGCGTTGATGGTGAGTGCAATCGACCATTTTTGCGATCGCCACAATATTTCTGGGTGTCATTTTCTCTATGTCGATCCTGCATGGCGACCCACATTAGAACGACACGGATTTACAACGTGGTTGCACCACAGTTATGTCTGGCAAAATCTCGGTTTTGCCACTTTTGACGATTATCTCGGAGTCTTCAACGCCAACCAACGCCGTAACATTAAGCGCGAACGCAAAGCCGTAGCAAATGCAGGCTTAGAGTTAGTGACTCATACGGGAGATGAGATCCATAAGTCTTTATTTCCGCAGATGTATCATTTTTATGCCGATACCTGTGATAAATTCGGCTGGTGGGGTAGCAAGTATTTGACCAAGAAGTTTTTCGAGCAGTTGCACGCCCATTATCGCCATCGCGTGTTGTTTGTGGCAGCTTACCATGCAGGAGATAAGGCAGGAGATAAGCGTCAACCGATGGGTATGTCATTTTGTTTAACGAAGGGCGATCGCCTCTACGGTCGTTATTGGGGCAGTTTTCAAGAAATTGATTGCTTGCACTTCGAGGCTTGCTACTACAAGCCGATTGAATGGGCGATCGCCAATGGTATTCAAACTTTCGATCCTGGCGCGGGGGGAAGGCATAAAAAGCGGCGCGGTTTCCCTGCTACTGTCAATCACAGCTTACATCGGTTTTATCATCGACGGTTGGCGCAAATTCTAACTTCCTACATTCGTGAGGTCAATGAGTTAGAACGGCAAGAAATCGAGGTAATTAATGCTGAATTACCTTACAATCGGCGGGATACGTAG